GCTTTCAGCCAAAGCTTCATAATTTCTAGCTATGACTATATATCATTCATGATATAACTTGATCAGCTAGTGGCGTATAGCTGGGATACTATGGCTGTGTATACTTTGTTTGGTTGCTTGGaaacatataatgatatatatacacacacacacacttcaaATATGATAATAACAACATCTGCAAGTGCTAAGAAATTCTTCTTATTCATGTTTTCTCTCTTTAATATTCATGTTTCTAGcatattgataaaaatagattattttttctggtttttttcaAATCTGAACATTTTGAACGTGGTATTAGCAAGTAAATATGTTCTAGCAAATATGCTTCTTTGAGTTTTTATGGTGGGCAGAGTGTTCTAGCATATATGCTTCTTTGAGTTTTTATGGTATTAGCAAGTAAATATGTTCTAGCAAATATGTTCTATGGCATTGAATTCTAATTTTGAATTAGTTggcagtttcttttttttttttttatcggtaaaaattcttttattgagAATTAGTTGGCAGTTTCTAATACCACATGGTCAAAACTCCCAAGGGTTTTGcatgaataattataaaaaaaatgaattcttgGTATATGCTAAAGTTCATAGATGTCAAAGTAGTTTTGGATTTCATTCTTCTGTGTCTCGGCATCTTAGACCAATTGTTTGctcaattttaaattcttatgtaGTGGCATTCTGCCACGACAAGTTAGAATACATTTTAAATCCTGATATTAGAAAAAGCTTGGACATAGCTGTTAGCCTGTTAGATTGTCATGTATATGGCTTACATTCATTTGAGTCTCAAAAGTTTTTTGCATTCCTCATGAATTGGTGTCTGCTAATCATAGATGAGCCAATTTTGGGCTGAATAGGGGAGATCACCATTGACAGCTTTAGGTTTCATGTTGTAAGTTTTTGGAGTTTGAAGGCCATGAGATCAACTGCCTGACAGTCCTAACCTGCAGCTTTAGGAGGTGATGATATATGCATTTAATAGCAGTTAGGTTGAATTTTTCTATCATCTCCCATTGcttttcaactttatttttggcattaattTAGTCATCTTGTAAGtggaaacataaaaaatatttgttctcCCAGGAAGAtcacttttgtattttttgcttAGGAAGATCATTTTctgtgtgtattttttattttctatttttggatatggttgtatgcatgcattcattcatATTCTACTAATATAACCTTAGatgtaaaagaaatttatgtCCAAATACTATGGCGCATagttttaaacatatattaattatatcttatagttatatatacatatattatatataagggtCTCTAATATGAAGTATAGTTTAGGTATAGTTCATCaagattaattttgtggaattttttttgtttatttcgtgaaatatcttttccggcAAATAAAATTCGCCAGAATTATTGTTTTcgtatattaaacttttttgtGGCGATCGTATATCGTTGGAAAAGAttttttgtggcgattttatAGTATTTGCGACAACTATACCTCGcagcaaattatttttttcagcgATTTAATTAGATCATTGGAATATATCTCCTCATTAGCAgcgatttattaaatatttgtgaCGACTATATTCGTCGAAAAAAGTTTTCCAAGCAATTTAATAAGCAAACTGAATGGGTATTTGCGACGTGTTATTTGGAATttgcagcaaaaaaaaaatcgctggaaaagtaACTATTTATGACGATTTTTTTAGTTTGCTGATTCAACTTATAATTGAGTAAACAATTACGACAAACATTTGGCACAATAAACATtgctggaaaatattatttgcagcgatatatgagattatttcgGGCGATTCTTGGCACCAAGAAAGGCAGCATGTCTTTTAGTGTGGATGGGCTCATATTTGATCGTCTCATAAAGGCTATTGGAATTTGTGTTTTGACCTGAGAGTCCTAAATTACATGGATGTGCATTACATGTTTACCACCAGAAAACGTGTTCTAACAGACATGTAGTCAACCTCTCTCATATCAAGCCCTAGAAAGTTGTTTTAAACCATACAAGGCTAGCTTTCTTCGACCTATAGACATGATCCGGATACTTAGGATGCAAAAACTCAAAAAGTGGTTGCCTCAAGCctccttttattttaatacaggatgaaaataatcaaatgagaAAAATACAAATGTTCAACACCAACCACCTTACATTTATCCGGAATTATGCTCTTTGACAGCCATACATTTATTGGAAAAGAAAGACGAGGCGAATTGCATGAATGTTGCTACCTTTAACTGGCTTAACAGAGATCAATCCTTAATTGGagcacaatttaataaaatgcaaaatgTTTTAACACCAACTCCAGTACCTTAGCCCTCTTTTTTCATGAGTTTATTCATATTGATCAGTTCATGTGCAAATATACATCACAGACTTACAACACCACAACATGACCAAATAAAGAAGAGAGAGTCGGATAAAACTACACACCACTGCCCTTATTATAAAGGCAAATAGACCAGATACAGACACATTTGAAATACTAATAGTTATTACAGCGACTGCACATTGTCgttattaattattcaatagAAGTGGAAGGCCCAAAGTTGAGAAGCTGCTTGGAGTGAACCCAGGGCTTTACCACCACCACCGACTCAAAAACTTTTGTAGCGCCATTCTCGGTGGCCGATATCTTGAGGTAGTACTTTATCCCCGACACCACCTGCCTCTGCGCTTCCACCACCTCCACAAACGTCAGCTCTCCGCCGTTGCCCCCGTGCTTCAGGCTCCGGTTGTACTCCTCCACCGAGAACTTCCCCAGATTTTGCACCTCCTCGTTCGTCTTCACGTCCGTCACGTCCGTTCTCCCTCCCACCATTGCTCCTGCTGATCCGTACGCCGAGACAAAGAGGACGAAAAGGATCGCAACCGTCGCCAAGGTCGCCGCCGGTGACCTCGTCATCAACGCTATATTGTTGAGTTTTCGGGATGAAGGTGGTTGGTGTGGGTGCATATATGGggggatgttttttttttgtttttttggaggAAATATATAATGGGGATGTCGTTgggtatataaaattataaatgagagaagaaagagGCCAGAGGTAGTGTTTGAACACGTAAATGAAAGGGAAACACGAACGGCGTGCCGCGTAGTTGAAACATGCGGGAAAgcgactagagagagagagagagagacttctCTCTGTTTGTGGTACTACGGACGTAAAAATAAGCAGCAGCTGCCACATTACATCGATGACTGCATCTGCCTGCATGCATTGTGGCAAGCTCCCGAGTTACCAAGCCATGCACCACTAGGTGTGTGGATAATCCGTTCGAttcaattttgtatattttttaaaatctaattgatatatattgattttaaaaatttaaaaatcaatatcAGACTATTTTACTATTGAAATCagaactttcaattttttagatttcaatccgattttttcagttttatggattatttatgttagtaataatataatatttatataactatactaatagtctcctctctatttttctctctagaaaatAGAGGTGGTGTAGTGAGTTCGGAAACGAGAAGGAGTGAGGTGTAGCTATGGAGGATCTCCAGGAAATGTTGGAGAATTTCCAGTTAAATGAGGAAGAAGGTGCGGCAATTGATATTGAGGGGGAGGGGACACCAGAGATTTTACGTAAAGGTGATCGCAGTTTGATTAGCAAAATATGGTCCGAGAGACAGGTTGGGAAGAATATCGTAGAAAATACAATGGCTAAGGTTTGGAGATTGAGCAAGCCGGCGGTGTTTACAGCGGTGGGGaggaatattttcattatcacGTTTGCTACCCATGCAGATAAGAGCCGGGTAGAGAGTGGTAGGCCATGGCTTTTTGATGGGAATATGTTTGTGATGAATGCATTCGATGGGTTTACTCCATTGAATAAGATATCTTTCGATAAAGCCGTGTTATGGGTCCAGTTCCATAACTTGCCTTTGGTAGGGATGTCCAGGGAGTGTGGGATGAAGCTGGGAAATTCTATAGGGGAGGTGAAGGAAGTGGAGGCGGATGAAGACAATGTGGGGTGGGGTAAATTCCTTAGAGTAAAAATTCTGATGGATTTGAAGAAGCCTCTAGCCAGGGGACGTACTATTACATTGCAAGGGTCAAAAGTTTGGGTTCCAATCAAATATGAGAAGTTGCCGCGTTTCTGTTTGCAGTGCGGTAGAATTATACATGATGGCGTCGAGTGTCAAATCAAAATTGTCACAGGAGTGCCAAAACAGTTTGGCAGTTGGCTTCGAGCGGAAGTTGAGGGTCGTTGTCTTCAGTTTTATTCTCAACAGGAGCATGTCTCGACTGTAAAAAGCATGCAAACGGAGATGGGGAAGCATACGGAGGGGGAGGGTGGCGAAAATGGTGGAGGTGCAATTCCAACGGGGAAGACGGACACTTGTAATTCAAATTGGAATGGTGCTGATTTTTCGGAGCAGGGTGTTATGGATAGCGAGTTTGTAGGCAATGTTGAAGGATTAGATCACGGGGATTGctttcaaaatacaaataaggAAAAGGCGGGAACGATGGAAGAGAACAGTTGTCAAGAAAAGTCTCCGTTATCATCGATAAGATTGGCTGAAGATCTCTCCGTTACACAAAATTCGGAGGGAAGCAGATTTTACGGAATTTTGCAAGATGGCCATGCTAACTATACCACGGTGGGCTTTGTCGATGATAGCTCTTCTCCAGCTAAAGGATCAAATGAGGCCCATCAACTTTCAGTGCAACCAATTAGAAGGTCTTCTCGTAATACCTGGAAAAAACGTGCTCGTAATCCATGCATGAACTCATTTATTTATACTGAGAGTTCAGGTAATAAACGTCCCATAAAAGGTGATAGTTGTGACAATGCTTTAATTGGTGGAAGTAAGAAAGCCAAGACGACAAGGGTGACTGAGATTGATCAAGCTAATGAGTTATCGGCAGAGGCTGTTGAACAGCCCTGCCGAACCAAATGATTCTTCTTAGTTGGAACacccgtgggcttgggaacccacgaggTGTTCGAGCTCTCTCTGATTTAGTCAGGGAAGAAGGTCCCATGGTCTTGTTCCTACAAGAGACCAAATTAAGTGAGAAGGGTATGGAAAATCTTAAGTATAGGTTGGGGTATGAGAACTGTTTGGCAGTAAGTAGTGAGGGGAGGAGTGGAGGGATTGCTCTCCTGTGGAAGAATGATGTTAATATAGTCATTAAGAATTACTCTCGAAGTCATATTCATGCAACTTTTCAGGATAAGACCACTGATGATGATTCTTGGTTTTTTACTGGGGTGTATGGTCAACCTGACTCAAGTAGGCGTCATGAAACTTGGAACCTTTTAAGATCATTGAAGGTACCAAGTGATAAAGGATGGCTACTGATGGGTGATTTCAATGAGGTGTTAAGTCCTAATGAGAAATGTGGTGGGAGAATTCGAACTGATAAACAGATGCAAGATTTTTGTGAAGTTATTGATGACTGTGAACTGTTAGACTTGGGTTTTCAGGGCAATCCATTTACTTGGTGTAATAAACGGGAACCTGTTCAATGCATTAGTGAAAGGTTGGATAGATGCTTGGCAAACCTAAAGTGGAAGGCTTTATATACTATGGCTTGTGTAAGCCATGGTAGTGTGGCATATTCTGATCATGTGCCTATTAAGTTGCAGCTACAGGCTAACAGAATGCAAAGAAAAGGGAAGAGGCTCTTTTGTTTTGAGGCTATGTGGGTGGAGGATAAGAGTTGTAAAACTATCATTGAAAAAGCTTGGAGGGATGGATTTGGGGAAGGAACAATGATGGGGGTGATGAGACAGATAAGAAGGTGTGGTGAACAATTAGAAGACTGGAATCAAAACAGCTTTGGCCATGttcaaaaaaatctaagaaaagcAAAGTTACACCTAAAGATGATTGAAGATTCTGATCCTAGGGGCCTTATGCAAGAAGACCTAAAAAAAGCTAGAATTGAGGTTCACAAATGGCTAGAGAGAAATGAGATTATGTGGAGGCAAAGATCACGAGCTCTTTGGTTGGCTGAGGGTGATAGAAATACAAGTTACTTCCATCATAAGGCTACacagagaaagaggaagaatttGTTAAGTGGCATTAGGGATGCTAATGGTAATTGGCAAGTGGAAGAT
This window of the Juglans regia cultivar Chandler chromosome 12, Walnut 2.0, whole genome shotgun sequence genome carries:
- the LOC109011707 gene encoding cysteine proteinase inhibitor B-like, with protein sequence MHPHQPPSSRKLNNIALMTRSPAATLATVAILFVLFVSAYGSAGAMVGGRTDVTDVKTNEEVQNLGKFSVEEYNRSLKHGGNGGELTFVEVVEAQRQVVSGIKYYLKISATENGATKVFESVVVVKPWVHSKQLLNFGPSTSIE